One genomic window of Malaciobacter molluscorum LMG 25693 includes the following:
- a CDS encoding DUF3817 domain-containing protein, with product MLNIFRFISAIEGISYLLLLFIAMPIKYILGNPYVVKVVGMTHGVLFILFAIALFSALKKLNWDKGFAFQLFVLSLIPFGAFLIEKRVKLVEKKIKN from the coding sequence ATGTTAAACATTTTTAGATTTATCTCTGCAATTGAAGGGATATCATATTTATTACTTTTATTTATTGCAATGCCAATAAAATATATACTAGGAAATCCCTATGTAGTAAAGGTTGTAGGGATGACTCATGGAGTTTTATTTATACTATTTGCAATAGCTTTGTTTTCTGCATTAAAAAAACTAAATTGGGATAAAGGATTTGCTTTTCAGCTTTTTGTTTTATCACTTATTCCTTTTGGAGCATTCTTAATAGAAAAAAGAGTTAAATTAGTAGAAAAAAAAATAAAAAATTAA
- a CDS encoding cache domain-containing protein, with product MQFFKSMNIKAKILTIVITTVLLISVIIALKSIYSINQLTKKNIEGYQEKAYIQKENELKSYVSMALKTVKSFYNMTSPKKVKSLVEKDLKANSDFLFSIIQKEYDNNKDNLTQYELKNRIKQTILNARFENNGYFFVSDLNNTIVLHPIDKSLVGKDLTKVKDKNGVDFVNKITQTIKAGSSEGFVSYVWQKPNSKELEKKISYGRLFKPFNWVIISGKYLDSLDKQMREKALSTLSNMRFGNNGYFWVNDTNYKLIMNPNSKDKVGQNLKNSEDSNGKKYFQEFVNVSKTKGAGLVKYYKNKPGEKISKEKFSYVMYFEPWDWVIGTGTYIEDIEKNIETMASHSESEISNVITQIIIISVVSVVLILLIITYLSNKILVAPIEDLKSGLLQFFKFINHESNDVKILNVFFDDEIGHMSKIINENIKNSKKILEEDKAVISEVSDLVKHISSGELSGRIKSSSSNPSITQLIKVFNSMMEHLQEIVNHSLGVLKKYQQNDFRVETTMKCTGEICDLMNGINDLGHTISEMLVENKRNGLTLNNSARILSANVDTLNNSSQESASSLEETAAALEQITGNIRENVEHVKTMSLYANELNESSKKGNDLATKTSVSMDDIDNQVTAINEAITVIDQIAFQTNILSLNAAVEAATAGEAGKGFAVVAQEVRNLASRSADAAKEIKELVEHATVKANEGKIIADDMINGYHSLNENINKTIALIEDVTVASKEQQVGIEQINDAINELDQQTQQNASVAMKTKDVSVQTAQISQKIVDNANDKEFLGKNEVKAIDLN from the coding sequence ATGCAGTTTTTTAAAAGTATGAATATCAAAGCAAAAATTCTAACAATTGTTATTACTACTGTATTATTAATTTCAGTTATTATTGCTTTAAAATCAATCTATTCCATTAATCAACTGACAAAAAAGAATATAGAGGGATATCAAGAGAAGGCTTATATCCAAAAAGAGAATGAGTTAAAAAGTTATGTTTCAATGGCTCTAAAAACCGTTAAAAGTTTTTATAATATGACTTCACCCAAAAAGGTTAAATCTTTAGTTGAAAAAGATTTAAAAGCAAATAGTGATTTTCTTTTTTCAATTATACAAAAAGAGTATGATAATAATAAAGATAACTTAACTCAGTATGAACTAAAAAATAGAATAAAACAAACAATTTTAAATGCAAGATTTGAAAATAATGGTTATTTCTTTGTATCAGATTTAAATAACACAATAGTTCTTCATCCAATTGATAAAAGTTTAGTTGGAAAAGATCTTACAAAAGTAAAAGATAAAAATGGAGTAGATTTTGTCAATAAAATTACTCAAACAATTAAAGCTGGTAGTTCTGAAGGTTTTGTTAGTTATGTATGGCAAAAACCTAATAGTAAAGAACTTGAAAAGAAAATATCTTATGGTAGATTATTTAAACCTTTTAATTGGGTAATTATAAGTGGAAAATATTTAGATAGTTTAGATAAACAAATGCGAGAAAAAGCTCTATCTACATTATCGAATATGAGATTTGGGAATAATGGTTATTTTTGGGTAAATGATACAAATTACAAACTTATTATGAATCCAAATAGTAAAGATAAAGTTGGTCAAAATCTAAAAAATAGTGAAGATTCAAATGGAAAAAAATATTTCCAAGAGTTTGTAAATGTTTCAAAAACAAAAGGTGCAGGTTTAGTAAAATATTATAAAAATAAGCCTGGAGAAAAGATTTCAAAAGAAAAATTTTCATATGTTATGTATTTTGAACCATGGGATTGGGTAATTGGTACTGGTACATATATTGAAGATATTGAGAAAAATATTGAGACAATGGCATCTCACTCTGAAAGTGAAATTAGTAATGTTATTACTCAAATAATAATAATCTCAGTAGTTTCGGTAGTTTTAATTTTATTAATTATTACATATTTATCAAATAAAATTTTAGTTGCACCTATAGAAGATCTAAAATCTGGACTTTTGCAATTTTTTAAATTTATTAATCATGAATCAAATGATGTAAAAATATTAAATGTATTTTTTGATGATGAAATAGGACATATGTCAAAAATCATAAATGAAAATATCAAGAATAGTAAGAAAATTTTAGAAGAAGATAAAGCTGTAATTTCAGAAGTTTCAGATCTTGTTAAACATATTAGTTCAGGGGAGTTATCAGGAAGAATTAAAAGTTCAAGTTCTAATCCATCAATTACTCAGTTAATTAAAGTATTTAATAGTATGATGGAACATCTTCAAGAGATAGTAAATCATTCATTAGGTGTTCTTAAAAAATATCAACAAAATGATTTTAGAGTTGAAACAACTATGAAATGTACTGGAGAAATCTGTGATTTGATGAATGGTATAAATGATTTAGGTCATACAATTAGTGAAATGTTAGTAGAAAATAAAAGAAATGGATTAACACTAAATAATTCTGCAAGAATTTTATCTGCAAATGTTGATACTTTAAATAACTCATCTCAAGAATCAGCTTCAAGTTTAGAAGAAACTGCAGCTGCATTAGAACAAATAACAGGTAATATTAGAGAAAATGTTGAACATGTAAAAACAATGAGTTTATATGCAAATGAGCTAAATGAATCTTCTAAAAAAGGAAATGATTTAGCAACAAAAACTTCAGTTTCAATGGATGATATAGATAATCAAGTAACTGCTATAAATGAAGCGATTACTGTAATTGATCAAATAGCATTCCAAACAAATATTTTATCATTAAATGCAGCGGTAGAAGCAGCAACAGCAGGAGAAGCAGGAAAAGGTTTTGCAGTTGTAGCACAAGAAGTGAGAAATCTAGCAAGTAGAAGTGCTGATGCAGCTAAAGAGATTAAAGAATTAGTTGAACATGCTACAGTTAAAGCAAATGAAGGTAAAATAATAGCAGATGATATGATAAATGGTTATCATTCATTAAATGAAAATATAAATAAAACAATTGCATTGATTGAAGATGTAACTGTTGCAAGTAAAGAACAACAAGTTGGAATTGAACAAATAAATGATGCTATTAATGAGTTAGATCAGCAAACACAACAAAATGCAAGTGTTGCAATGAAAACAAAAGATGTATCTGTTCAAACTGCACAAATATCTCAAAAAATTGTAGATAATGCAAATGACAAAGAGTTTTTAGGGAAAAATGAGGTAAAAGCTATAGATTTAAATTAA
- the hypB gene encoding hydrogenase nickel incorporation protein HypB: MCKDCGCSITDHDHHHDHGHSHEHDSASHQAAHETLHHNPQLNDSKTVSVIKKILDKNDHEAAHNRAHFNEHKVLGINLMSSPGSGKTTLLEHLADLADFKYGVVEGDLETNKDADRLKAKDIKAVQIQTGSACHLDAFMVHKGLHDMPLDDLDVCFVENVGNLVCPASYDVGTHLNIVLVSVPEGEDKIAKYPVMFRAADLILFTKTDLLPYFEYDLEKEKEVARKLKPNVDILEVSTKDKDSLQAVVDWINFKRKHR, from the coding sequence ATGTGTAAAGATTGCGGATGTAGTATAACAGATCATGATCATCACCATGATCATGGACACTCACATGAACATGACAGTGCTAGTCATCAAGCAGCACATGAAACATTACATCATAACCCTCAATTAAATGATAGTAAAACAGTTTCTGTAATAAAAAAGATATTAGATAAAAATGATCATGAGGCAGCTCATAATAGAGCTCATTTTAATGAACACAAAGTATTGGGAATAAACTTAATGAGTAGCCCAGGGAGTGGTAAAACTACACTATTAGAACATTTAGCAGATTTAGCAGATTTTAAATATGGTGTTGTAGAAGGTGATTTAGAAACAAACAAAGATGCAGATAGATTGAAAGCAAAAGATATTAAAGCTGTACAGATACAAACAGGAAGTGCATGTCACTTAGACGCATTTATGGTGCATAAAGGATTACATGATATGCCTTTAGATGATTTAGATGTTTGTTTTGTAGAAAATGTTGGAAATTTAGTTTGTCCAGCTTCATATGATGTGGGAACACATTTAAATATTGTACTTGTTTCTGTTCCAGAAGGTGAAGATAAAATTGCAAAATATCCTGTAATGTTTAGAGCAGCAGATTTAATTTTGTTTACAAAAACAGATTTACTTCCATATTTTGAATATGATTTAGAAAAAGAGAAAGAAGTTGCAAGAAAACTAAAACCAAATGTTGATATTTTAGAAGTTAGTACAAAAGATAAAGATTCATTACAAGCTGTGGTTGATTGGATTAATTTTAAAAGAAAACATAGATAA
- a CDS encoding HypC/HybG/HupF family hydrogenase formation chaperone — MCLSIPSKIKSIDEESNSCTVDTMGVERSASLDLIDQDVKIGDYVLIHIGFAMNKIDEEDALESLKLYQQIIDKMEEEDAQEMIEEAQNCPNR, encoded by the coding sequence ATGTGTTTATCAATTCCCTCAAAAATAAAATCAATAGATGAAGAGAGTAATAGTTGCACTGTTGATACAATGGGTGTAGAAAGAAGTGCAAGTTTAGATTTAATTGATCAAGATGTAAAAATTGGTGATTATGTATTAATTCATATTGGTTTTGCAATGAATAAAATAGATGAAGAAGATGCCTTGGAGTCTTTGAAACTTTATCAACAAATAATTGATAAGATGGAAGAAGAGGATGCCCAAGAAATGATAGAAGAAGCCCAAAACTGTCCAAATAGATAG
- the hypD gene encoding hydrogenase formation protein HypD, whose amino-acid sequence MNELKLKDLYDGFRDPKTIKALKNLVDKEAAKFPGKINVMEVCGGHTHTIMKYGLNQLMPENIDFIHGPGCPVCVMPKERIDHAYILSLQEDVILVTLGDMIKVPGSHGSLQDARSKGADVRFVYSPLDTIKIARENPNKKIIFFAIGFETTTPMTAALLEHVTKNKIENIYFHINHITVPEPMKVLLESNDCQIDAFIGPSHVSVITGSKIYKEFVTKYKKPVVVAGFEPVDVMQSILAIVKQFNENRCELEIEYSRAVSNDGNIAAQNLINKYFTKATHFRWRGLGDIPDSALRLRDEYSNMDAEIIYKNILPNEKIDDHKLCICGDIMRGVAKPNDCKVFGKACKPSSPLGSCMVSSEGACSAYYKYGNLIK is encoded by the coding sequence ATGAACGAATTAAAGTTAAAAGATTTATATGATGGATTTAGAGATCCAAAAACAATAAAAGCATTAAAAAATTTAGTAGATAAAGAAGCTGCAAAATTTCCAGGAAAAATAAATGTAATGGAAGTTTGTGGAGGACATACTCATACAATAATGAAATATGGATTAAATCAGTTAATGCCTGAAAATATTGATTTTATTCATGGACCTGGATGTCCTGTTTGTGTAATGCCAAAAGAAAGAATCGACCATGCTTATATTTTAAGTTTACAAGAAGATGTGATTTTAGTTACTTTGGGAGATATGATTAAAGTACCTGGAAGTCATGGGAGTTTACAAGATGCAAGAAGTAAAGGTGCTGATGTAAGATTTGTTTATTCTCCTCTTGATACTATAAAAATTGCACGTGAAAACCCTAATAAAAAAATAATATTCTTTGCAATTGGTTTTGAAACAACAACTCCAATGACAGCTGCTTTACTTGAACATGTAACTAAAAATAAAATAGAAAATATCTATTTTCATATAAATCATATAACTGTTCCTGAACCAATGAAAGTTTTATTAGAAAGTAATGACTGCCAAATTGACGCATTTATTGGTCCTTCTCATGTAAGTGTTATAACTGGTTCTAAAATTTATAAAGAGTTTGTAACTAAATATAAAAAACCTGTAGTAGTAGCAGGATTTGAACCAGTTGATGTGATGCAATCAATCTTAGCAATAGTAAAACAATTTAATGAAAATAGATGTGAACTTGAAATAGAATATTCAAGAGCTGTATCAAATGATGGGAATATAGCTGCACAGAATTTAATTAATAAATATTTTACTAAAGCAACTCATTTTCGATGGAGAGGATTAGGTGATATTCCTGATTCAGCATTAAGATTAAGAGATGAATATTCAAATATGGATGCTGAAATAATATATAAAAATATTTTGCCAAATGAAAAAATTGATGATCATAAACTTTGTATTTGTGGTGATATTATGAGAGGTGTTGCAAAACCAAATGATTGTAAAGTATTTGGAAAAGCTTGTAAACCAAGTAGTCCTTTAGGTTCTTGTATGGTTTCAAGTGAAGGTGCTTGTAGTGCATATTATAAATATGGAAATTTGATTAAATAG
- the hypE gene encoding hydrogenase expression/formation protein HypE: MMTNITLAHGNGGQENNELITKIFYKAFKNEILSKSEDAAVIEDGTLAFSTDSFTVNPIEFPGANIGKLAICGTCNDLAMMGAKPKYLTCSVIIEEGFEVATLKRVVDSMQTELEKNGAIVVSGDTKVVPKGSVDKIFINTTGIGQIEQKGISSNNIQDDDVIIVSNSVGKHGATIFAAREGIDFSTNLKSDCASLWPVIKKLIDEGIQIRALRDATRGGVSAVLNEWAKQSNICVEIEEEKIPVCDEVKGVCELLGFEALSLANEGTFVMAISKEQASKAIELLKSIEISKEASIIGNVTLKHQGKVVLNTAWGTQRFIDLPTGELLPRIC; this comes from the coding sequence ATAATGACTAATATAACACTAGCTCATGGGAATGGTGGGCAAGAAAATAATGAATTAATTACAAAAATATTTTATAAAGCTTTTAAAAATGAGATATTATCAAAAAGTGAAGATGCTGCTGTTATTGAAGATGGTACTTTAGCTTTTAGTACAGACTCTTTTACTGTGAATCCTATTGAATTTCCTGGAGCAAATATAGGTAAATTAGCTATTTGTGGAACTTGTAATGATTTAGCAATGATGGGTGCAAAACCAAAATACTTAACATGCTCAGTGATTATAGAAGAGGGATTTGAAGTTGCAACTTTAAAAAGAGTAGTTGATAGTATGCAAACTGAACTTGAAAAAAATGGTGCAATTGTAGTAAGTGGTGATACAAAAGTTGTGCCAAAAGGTAGTGTTGATAAAATCTTTATAAATACTACTGGTATTGGGCAAATAGAACAAAAAGGAATTTCTTCTAATAATATTCAAGATGATGATGTAATTATTGTTTCAAACTCTGTTGGAAAACATGGTGCAACAATCTTTGCTGCAAGAGAAGGAATAGATTTTTCTACAAATTTAAAATCTGATTGTGCTTCACTTTGGCCAGTTATAAAAAAATTAATTGATGAAGGTATTCAAATTAGAGCCTTAAGAGATGCAACAAGAGGTGGAGTAAGTGCTGTTTTAAATGAATGGGCAAAACAATCAAATATTTGTGTAGAAATTGAAGAAGAAAAGATACCTGTTTGCGATGAGGTAAAAGGAGTTTGTGAATTACTTGGCTTTGAAGCTTTAAGTTTAGCAAATGAAGGAACATTTGTAATGGCTATATCAAAAGAGCAAGCATCAAAAGCAATTGAGCTTTTAAAATCAATTGAGATTTCAAAAGAAGCATCAATTATTGGTAATGTAACATTAAAACATCAAGGAAAAGTTGTTTTAAATACTGCTTGGGGAACACAAAGATTTATTGATTTACCAACTGGTGAATTGTTACCTAGAATTTGTTAA
- the hypA gene encoding hydrogenase maturation nickel metallochaperone HypA encodes MHEYSIVQSLLEQCEQYVEANDASKVTKLIVKIGVLSGVEPDLLQTAFDTFKEKTVCDGAEFVINRQKVVIDCLDCNLTSTLEKNEFLCPSCNSSNLQVVDGEDMFLMSLELE; translated from the coding sequence ATGCACGAATATAGTATAGTTCAATCTTTACTTGAACAATGCGAACAATATGTTGAAGCAAATGATGCTTCAAAAGTAACAAAACTTATTGTTAAAATTGGAGTATTAAGTGGTGTTGAACCTGATTTATTACAAACAGCATTTGATACATTCAAAGAAAAAACAGTTTGTGATGGCGCGGAGTTTGTAATAAACCGACAAAAAGTTGTCATTGATTGTTTAGATTGTAACCTAACTTCTACTTTGGAAAAAAATGAATTTCTTTGTCCCTCTTGTAATAGTAGTAACTTACAAGTTGTAGATGGGGAAGATATGTTTTTGATGAGTTTGGAATTAGAATAA
- a CDS encoding ABC transporter substrate-binding protein, which translates to MRKIIGLSVATALTCTMALAKEINVGLILPMSGAIAAYGQNAEVGVKLAHKLQPKLNNGDKINLILIDNKGDKVETANAATRLISSDKVVALLGPMISTNTAQVISIAEKKHVPVIAPAATNDKLTMRKMYANRVCFTDSFQGSVVANYALKQNKKKAVVIVDQATVYSLGLSKAFKNTYTKGGGKILKKIRITSGDKDYKAIISQIKKLNPDIIFLPLYHPEASMIARQAKELGLKTTMISGDGVANQTFIDLGGDAVNGYLYTDAFDYTNPPTKKSAEFIKAYQKQTGSNALNAFSALGADTYNLLVNAMNKCEDPTNSKCINKEIKNTKKFEAVTGIISIDKEGNAIKSAVIKEIVNGKPVYKATVNP; encoded by the coding sequence ATGAGAAAAATTATAGGTTTATCTGTTGCTACAGCATTAACTTGCACTATGGCTTTAGCAAAGGAGATTAATGTAGGTTTAATTTTGCCAATGTCTGGTGCAATTGCTGCATATGGACAAAATGCTGAAGTTGGTGTTAAATTGGCACACAAATTACAACCAAAATTAAATAACGGTGATAAAATCAATCTTATCTTAATTGATAATAAAGGTGATAAAGTTGAAACTGCAAATGCAGCAACTAGATTAATATCTTCAGATAAAGTTGTTGCTTTACTTGGACCAATGATTTCTACAAACACTGCACAGGTTATCTCAATAGCTGAGAAAAAACATGTTCCAGTAATTGCCCCAGCAGCTACAAATGACAAACTTACTATGAGAAAAATGTATGCAAATAGAGTTTGTTTCACTGATTCTTTTCAAGGTAGTGTTGTTGCAAATTATGCATTAAAACAAAATAAGAAAAAAGCTGTTGTTATTGTTGATCAAGCTACAGTTTACTCTTTAGGTTTATCAAAAGCATTTAAAAATACATATACTAAAGGTGGTGGTAAAATTCTTAAAAAAATTAGAATTACATCAGGAGATAAAGATTATAAAGCTATAATCTCACAAATTAAAAAGTTAAATCCAGATATTATTTTCCTTCCTTTATATCATCCAGAAGCTTCTATGATTGCAAGACAAGCAAAAGAACTTGGTCTTAAAACAACTATGATTAGTGGTGATGGAGTTGCAAATCAAACATTTATTGATTTAGGTGGAGATGCTGTAAATGGATATTTATATACTGATGCATTTGATTATACAAATCCTCCAACAAAAAAATCTGCTGAGTTTATTAAAGCTTACCAAAAACAAACTGGTTCAAATGCATTAAATGCTTTCTCAGCTTTAGGTGCTGATACTTATAATTTATTAGTTAATGCAATGAATAAATGTGAAGATCCAACAAATTCAAAATGTATTAATAAAGAAATAAAAAATACTAAAAAATTTGAAGCAGTAACAGGTATTATATCAATTGATAAAGAGGGTAATGCTATTAAATCTGCTGTAATTAAAGAAATTGTAAATGGTAAACCAGTATATAAAGCTACTGTAAATCCATAA
- a CDS encoding branched-chain amino acid ABC transporter permease produces MDLLTFMQQMVNGFSLGSMYALIAIGYTMVYGVLRLINFAHGDIMMVGAFLAYAFISIFNLPFAFAVLLSVVISALVGILTDKIAYKPLREAPRISLLITAIGISFFLENAFTVFAGGIPRPFPVPEYMQNIFNVSGIIFSTSSIMVPIVTLVLLLAILFVLYKTKYGMAIRALSFDIKTVNLMGIDANKIISIVFALGSALAAVGGIFWVINYPSVEPMMGVLVGLKAFAAAVVGGIGSVTGAVLGGFIIGFTEVVVVAFFPDLAGYKDAFAFVFLIFVLLFKPTGIMGKDLEKSRF; encoded by the coding sequence ATGGATTTATTAACATTTATGCAACAGATGGTAAATGGGTTTTCTTTAGGCTCAATGTACGCACTGATTGCAATTGGTTATACTATGGTATATGGTGTGTTAAGACTTATTAACTTTGCACATGGCGATATTATGATGGTTGGAGCATTTTTAGCTTATGCTTTTATTTCAATATTTAATTTGCCTTTTGCTTTTGCGGTTTTATTATCAGTTGTAATATCTGCATTAGTTGGTATTTTGACAGATAAAATTGCTTATAAGCCATTAAGAGAAGCTCCACGAATCTCTTTACTTATTACTGCAATTGGTATTTCATTTTTTTTAGAAAATGCATTTACTGTATTTGCAGGTGGTATTCCAAGACCATTTCCTGTACCAGAATATATGCAAAATATATTTAATGTATCGGGAATTATTTTTTCAACTTCATCAATAATGGTACCTATTGTTACTCTAGTCTTATTATTGGCAATTCTTTTTGTTTTATATAAAACAAAATATGGAATGGCTATTAGAGCATTATCTTTTGACATAAAAACTGTAAATTTAATGGGAATTGATGCTAACAAAATCATTTCTATTGTATTTGCTTTAGGTTCTGCATTAGCAGCAGTTGGAGGAATCTTTTGGGTAATTAATTATCCTTCAGTTGAGCCAATGATGGGTGTTTTAGTTGGATTAAAAGCATTTGCAGCAGCAGTAGTAGGTGGAATTGGTTCTGTAACTGGTGCAGTTTTAGGTGGGTTTATTATAGGATTTACAGAAGTAGTTGTAGTTGCATTTTTCCCAGATTTAGCAGGTTATAAAGATGCATTTGCTTTTGTTTTTTTAATTTTTGTACTTCTATTTAAACCTACAGGAATTATGGGAAAAGATTTAGAAAAGAGTAGGTTTTAA
- a CDS encoding branched-chain amino acid ABC transporter permease, translating into MFTKDRLINLSIILLAIWFTWFAQNHFEEYTVRIINNVAIFIILAVSYNLINGVTGQFSLEPNGFVAVGAYVTAILTVDANGMLYQYDIEDPYPWILALQTNFFWALIFSGIISSLLALSLSFPVFRVRGDYLAIVTLGFGFIIRILAINSPEITNGSLGINDIPQASNLYWTGGFAIVAVLVILNIIYSKYGRAMKAVRDDEDAAIAMGVNTFKIKTLAFTTSAFFEGIGGGLLAALLTSISPDLFTFLLTFQLLIIIVLGGLGSTTGAILGTIFVMAGLEWMRFLDEPMNIFGYETDGLPGMRMVVFSLLLIIVMLFAREGLMGKKELKDLFKKKKVDK; encoded by the coding sequence ATTTTTACAAAAGATAGGTTAATAAATTTATCAATCATTTTATTGGCTATTTGGTTTACTTGGTTTGCACAAAACCATTTTGAAGAATATACAGTAAGAATAATAAACAATGTTGCAATTTTTATAATTTTAGCAGTTTCTTATAATCTTATAAATGGTGTTACAGGACAGTTTTCTCTTGAACCAAATGGTTTTGTAGCTGTTGGAGCATATGTTACAGCAATTTTAACTGTTGATGCAAATGGAATGTTATATCAATATGATATAGAAGATCCTTATCCTTGGATATTAGCTCTACAAACAAACTTTTTTTGGGCTTTAATCTTCTCTGGTATTATTTCTTCATTACTAGCACTATCTTTATCTTTTCCTGTATTTAGAGTAAGAGGGGATTATCTTGCTATTGTTACATTAGGTTTTGGATTTATTATTAGAATTTTAGCTATTAATTCTCCTGAGATTACAAATGGTTCTTTAGGTATAAATGATATTCCTCAAGCATCAAATCTTTATTGGACTGGTGGATTTGCAATAGTTGCAGTTTTAGTGATTTTAAATATCATATATTCAAAATATGGAAGAGCAATGAAAGCTGTTAGGGATGATGAAGATGCAGCAATTGCAATGGGTGTAAATACATTTAAAATAAAAACATTAGCATTTACAACTTCTGCATTTTTTGAAGGAATTGGTGGTGGATTATTAGCTGCATTATTAACTTCAATTTCACCAGATTTATTTACTTTCCTTTTAACATTCCAACTATTAATTATAATTGTATTAGGTGGATTAGGTAGTACAACAGGTGCAATTTTAGGAACAATTTTTGTTATGGCAGGATTAGAATGGATGAGATTCTTAGATGAACCTATGAATATTTTTGGATATGAAACAGATGGACTTCCTGGTATGAGAATGGTAGTTTTCTCTTTATTATTAATAATTGTAATGCTATTTGCAAGAGAAGGTTTGATGGGTAAAAAAGAGTTAAAAGACTTATTCAAAAAGAAAAAGGTTGATAAATGA
- a CDS encoding ABC transporter ATP-binding protein, with product MILEVCNITKKFGGVTAIKDTSFNVKSKEIYGLIGPNGAGKTTMFNIITGNYSPTEGMIKFDGKRIDGTKPHKIVHKGIARTFQNIRLFKSMTVLDNILIAFDYQANYTYLETILRFPRFFKEEKRIKQKSFEIMEVLGISKYANEQATSLSYGNQRKVEIARALAASPKLLLLDEPAAGMNPNETQELAQLLFDIRDKFDITILLIEHDMKFVNHLCDRVMVLDYGKTIFEGHIEDAIKDKEVIKAYLGDFKHA from the coding sequence ATGATTTTAGAGGTTTGTAATATTACAAAAAAATTTGGTGGAGTTACTGCTATTAAAGATACCTCTTTTAATGTTAAATCAAAAGAGATATATGGTTTAATTGGTCCAAATGGTGCTGGTAAAACTACGATGTTTAATATAATTACGGGAAATTATTCTCCAACGGAAGGTATGATTAAATTTGATGGAAAGAGAATTGATGGAACAAAACCTCATAAAATTGTTCATAAAGGAATAGCTAGAACTTTTCAAAATATTAGGCTTTTTAAATCAATGACAGTTTTAGATAATATTTTAATTGCATTTGATTATCAAGCAAATTATACTTATTTAGAAACTATATTAAGATTTCCTAGATTTTTTAAAGAAGAGAAAAGAATAAAACAAAAATCTTTTGAAATAATGGAAGTTTTAGGTATTTCAAAATATGCAAATGAACAAGCAACATCATTGTCTTATGGAAATCAAAGAAAAGTAGAGATTGCAAGAGCATTAGCAGCATCTCCAAAATTACTTTTACTTGATGAACCAGCAGCAGGGATGAACCCAAATGAGACACAAGAGTTAGCACAGTTATTATTTGATATTAGAGATAAGTTTGATATTACAATTTTACTTATTGAACATGATATGAAATTTGTAAATCATTTGTGCGATAGAGTTATGGTTCTTGATTATGGTAAGACAATTTTTGAAGGTCATATTGAAGATGCTATTAAAGATAAAGAAGTTATAAAAGCGTATCTTGGAGATTTTAAACATGCTTAA